Genomic DNA from Mauremys mutica isolate MM-2020 ecotype Southern chromosome 13, ASM2049712v1, whole genome shotgun sequence:
GGCACAGGCTGGACGCTGCCCAGTGGGCTTAAATGCCCTCTTCTCCTGAAGGGCTCACCAGGCAGGGCATGGGTGGTGCCAGCCCATTCTCTGTGCACCAATGCTCTCTGGATGGGATGGCCAGGAGTGCCATGGCTGGGCCCAAGGGGGAAGTGCTGCTCTTTGTGCTGGGGTCCCTTATCTCTTCCCCAAACGGCGTGGGCATCTCCCCCCAGACTGGCTGCCCGGAGGAAGCCCAGCCCCTGCAGTGTGTCGAGACTGCTGAGCAGGAGGACCCAGGCCGGGCAGGCACGGGAGTGACAGCATCACCCCCGGAGGAGCCCTACCAGCTGGTGCTGAATGGAGAGAGCAACGTCCTGCGTGCAGAGCAGGTCCAGCAGGTGAGCTCAGCGCAGGTTGCGGGCTCACCCCACTGCAGGGCTAGGTAACCTCACTGGGGCAGGCTGTGGCCAGGTGCTTGGCAGTTCTAGAGCCTCCTctggcctggagctggcccctccACCCTGTCCTCTGGACAGCTCCTCAGTGGGATTGAGCCATTCCAGTGGGCACCCCAGGGCATGGAACTCATTCCCCTGGCCAGCCCGGCCCTCCCAGTTTGGAAACAGGCTGGGCAGTACTGCCGTGGGCTCTGGCTGTCGTTTCCCTGGTTTGTAGCCTTGGATCAGCTCACTGTACAGGGCCCGCGGGGGCACTTTGTGCACCAGCACTGGGCCAGCTCAGACCTTGGGGATCCCAGTGCGACGCTTCTAACGCCACTGGCTCCAGAACTCTGCCCTGTGGGACTCAGGGGACCATTCACCCCAGAGACAGTGTGTCACTGGTGAGGGTGGGTGAGCAGGGACCAGTCCCGTCTGGCTCAGGGCCCAGGGGTTTGCtggcctggcagctggagagAACATCCTGGTACTTGTGAAAGGAGGCAAAGATCTGATACAGACACACTGAGAGACAGCAAATGTGGAGTCCACAGAGCCATGTATCCAGTCACCCCGCAGAGCTGAGCCCCATtgccaaaaaataataataatgagcaaTAAACACATCTAATAAATCATTTGCTCGACCTGACCATTACCTCTCATTCCTCCCTTCAATGAATAGCCTTCCACCAGCTCCAGGGCAGGCCTGGACCACAGGGCATGTTCACCGAGAGGGGTGACGTCCCGGGCAAACCTCGTTCTGGGGGTTCCCCCTTCTGGGATTGGGTCAGTGGGATTgttccacccacacacactgcgAACGGTCTGGTAAACGTTACTCCAAACATCTCTGCCGCTCTGGAGCTGTGTGGGTTCTTCACTCCGAAGTTAATGGGCATGGGGCCTTTTGGGCTGGGCTGTCTGTGCAGATCATCCTCCTCTGGAGAAGCCCTAGCTGGGGCAGGTGAGGCGGAGACAACCCCTGCAGATCCCTTTCACTGAGGCCCCTGGAAGTTGTCCCCTCGGGGGGAGGGTCTGGTTTCCTGGAGCGTGTGTGTGGGAAAGGCCTGGCTGGGCCACCCCtaaacagggccggcttcaggcccattccaccaattcccccgaattggccctgcgcctaagagggccccgtgcccagtgagaatcccttccctggctagaggcgcctttttaatttttactcccTTGGCGGCACTTCGAGTCTTCgatggcacttcggcagcgggtccttcgcttgctctgggtcttaggcggcactttggcagcgggtacttcagtgccgccgaagacctggagctaGTGAAGGaccggagcaccgcccggtgagtacaagccccacatgtttttttacatgtgtgtggggttttttgtttgttttgttttttaagtcatccctgctggggccctgtcgaaactgttcgaattgggccccgcacttcctaaagccagccctgcccctaaTGAGCCACAACGGGGGGAGCCCGCTCCTCTGCCCCCATGCTGCTCTGCCTGCAGGGCCGTGCTACCACTGGTGGGGCcctccaggctgggaggggacccagctgggctggaaagCTCTCAGGGGTACTAACAAgtcctggggtgggagggtggaggaggTCTGTAGGAGATGATGCCATGAGCCAGCCTGTgccctgcttctcccctccctccagctctaGCAGAGGCCCTTCCATGCAGAACCCCCAAGGAACACAAGCGGGGGAGACAGAGCCCTGGAGCTGACACCATGAGCATGGTGAGGTCTGTGAGGAGGGCTCTGTGCCTGCAGCCATCCAGCCCAaagccagacacccaggagagGACAGCGGGGAGCGGTTGGGTGAGGGAGGGTGTGGAAGTAACCGATGGGAAATGCTCCTGCCAGaggtctgggagcagagagggaCCCTGGTGGGAACTGACTCCtgtggctctgttcccagctggtGCCCCACCTTCCGCCAAGAGTGACCGGGTACCCTTGGAACCTGCTCTACTGCACCGCCAGGGATGGGTTTAGCCTGAAGAGCATGTACAGGAGTATGAACAAGCTGAGTTCTCCTGTGCTGCTGGTCATCCGAGATACCGATGGGCAGGTGAGGCCAGGGAAATGGAATCGTACATTGCGCTGGGCTGGGGTTCCCCTGCAAGAGAAACATCCAGCTGCTAAAGGCCAGCACAAATCTGGACCCTGCACACTAGGGCCATCCCGCAGGGTGTGGTCCAGGAGCCTGGCTCCTCTTCCTGGCTTTAACGCCCCTTCTGGGCCCAGGCATACCCCCTGGCCCCACACACTCTGTGCTGGCTCCCATTCCATCCAGGGCATGTCAGAAACACACGGCAGGGAAGCTACAGCTTGGTCCCTAGGTTTGGTGGAAAACCTGCAGCCTGGTTCTGCTCTGTGACCTGACAAGTTGGCTGGATAGAGGGTTTGTGGCCTGGAGTTGGGGTCTGTGTGGTTTATCCTGAACAAGCTGCACTAAAGGGGATGGTGCAGAGAGAGCAGAAGCCAGGGGACAGGAGTCAGAGAGGGTGGGGTGGTCAGGAGCagagggggtgtctggctcactaggccccagaatggacctggctgaggggtctggttctctgtacctacaagctctgttttagaccgtgttcctgtcatctaataaacctctgttttattggctgactgcaaagtggggggtgcgtgcaggaccctctggcttccccaggaccccgcctgggcagatTCACTTTGGGAAGCGTACGTAGGGGCATAtgttgaatgctccaaggtcagacccaggaaggttaagccatgtgagcttcttgccctgaagacagtctgctccaagggagaggaggctccccaaagtcctgactggctttgtggggagcagttccaaagcatcacctgggggactctgtgacagtggGTTGTGAAGATTTTTTACTTTGAATAAGGGGTCGCCAATCTGAAAAGCCTGAGAGACGTTGCTGTAGCCCACGGAGCCCCTCTGGATCTGAAACGGAAAGGAACGACCGTTAGTtacagttccaggctgtcccttctaagcagagcagcagcaggtctGGAATGAGAAGGATTTGTTAAGGAATTCCAGTACCCAGACTAGAGATCTAAAATGCAGAGTATGCTCCGTGCAGCCTGGCACACAACCCCCAACCTTACAGTGGcgcttgtcattgttttgaactggcTGTGTGCTGTGTGCTGGCCTTGAAGAGTAACCCGGCATCTGCAGAATCACATGGGATTTGAATATGTCAGCCTGCTGCTGAGTAAACACCAGTGGGAGTACAGATGCTGCTGACTGTGGCAGGTAGAACTGTCCTGTTCAAACACACTGGGCCATCTGGAGAGCTTTTTGGTGTGTCTGCCACAACGAAGCACTGCCAACCCATCTGTACAACCCAGTACTGCACAGGAAGGATCCATGGGCCATGGCAAAGGCTGCAATGAAAGGCATGGTGCTGAGTCAGTGAGGGAGAGAGTTGGTACGAAACTCTCCATAAACAGGTAAAAGCTGAGAGCACTCCCTCAGGAGCAGGGATGAAAGCAGGAGGGGCTGATTGGCAGGGCACCCTGGGTGGCACTCTCCTTGGTCTGGGGGGAGAAACCCAGCCACACCAATACATTGGTAGGAACAGAGGGGCCTTGCagtagtggggtggggggtactGGGATGCTGGAGGAAGGCCAGGGGCAGGCAGGACactgctgaggagaggggtggtGTAGCTGAGCTCTGCCAGGGTTTGTTGTGGCCTTTGCTCTCTGTAAGCTCCAGCCTTGGCCCGGGGTGCGAGTGAAACCTCCTGAATTTCTGGGCCACTAACTTCATGCTCAagccccaggctctccccacTCTGTATGGTCCGTggcagccccagggctccagcctgccagaccgaGGGGCTTGTGGGATGCATTCGGAGTCCTGGGGAGTGCTGGCCGACTGTGGGGAGCACATGTTTGCAATCGGGCATTCCCAGCAGGGCTCTCCTGCCAGGCACTAGTGAGcacccagcagcccccctccTCTGGTTCATCTCGGATGGCACCACCTCATCTGGATTTTTATTAGAAGAAAAAGGACAAAGAAACCGACCAGTGAATGAGCAGCAATGTCCTGCTCTGGGCCTAGGCTAGCTGCCAGGCTGCACAGCAATGGGCACCAGTCCCACTCGGAGAGACGCTGCAGCAGGATCCTGCAGCCAGCTCCGGGCACCGGGGAGCTAGTGCCAgactgggaagaggcaggaggcAAGCAGTTCCCATAGTCACAGGGATCGCAGAGTGGGCCTCTTAGCTACCAACGATAGCATCCTGGTGCCTGtgcacctcctgccgcccccgcccccatccccagaGCCATCCAGCACCCCATGTTCCACCTGCTAGTTCCCCCAGCATCCCTTCCCACATCCACTGTGACCTTAGAGTGCTTCCTTGCTGGTTTGGCCCAGCTCCACCCTCCTTGGTCTCCCCTCACCACCTGACCCCTCCTACGCCCCTCCCAGGCCCCCTAGGCACCAGGATGCTATCGCTGGTAGCTAAGAGGCCCACCTCTCCTCCTGATCTTCTCCTAGGCTAGTCCCACACCTtgctgcaggagccctgccctgtcctgcccccaggcATGTCCCCTGCCCCTGGATGCTCATTTCCCCCGGTCTGCCCAGTGCACAGTGAACTTAGCCAATCAGTGAAGGGGAAACATGCCCCCGGCTGGCTCAGGGCTCAGCCAGGCCTTCCAGCACTTCCTTGACTGGGCCAGACTAAAGAGAACCCCCAGATGTCAGCCTTTTCCGCACCTCCACTTCCTGTCCCAGCTGAACCAGGGAGGGCAGAGGTGACCGAAGAGTTAAACAAGTGGAGGAATTAACCCAGCATCTCCGGCGCACACAGGTGGCAGTTCTGGGGTGACCACACCCGGCACACATCTAGCCCTGGATAGCCAAACCTGGCAGAAATCTTCCCTACGTCTCGGCACCTGCAAGCAGGGAGTGAGGGGGCCATGCAGTCCGGCCAtgcagagctggagcacatgcTGGTTAACATACCAACCCTCCACCGTGCTGTGCCATGGGCAGCTCTGTACTCTGAACACCTGGCTCAGCGCCAATCTAGCAAGAAAACAGAGTTAACCCCCGAGAGCTCATCCCCTATGCACCCCCACTCACCGTATCACACCCACAGCTACAGCACACACGCACCAGGCTGCAgctgtccccccctccctccgcagCATACCCCTTCTCCAGACTTCCCCCCATGCCAGTAGTGGTGGGGTAGCACACTGctgagctgggggatggggggtagGAGGCCAGCAGGCCTAGGGGCAGTGCTTGAGGCTGCAGGCCtgtggggtacaggagtggggAAGTGCTAAGGTAACGTCTGCTCTCAGTAGTTCACCTACAGCTAGTAACTCCTGCAGTGCAACTGGGCCAGGCTGCGCTGTTGGAGGGGATCAGATAATCCACTCGCAATTCCCGCAGCTTTTGCATCCTGTGTCTGGCCCCCAAAACACTCCTTGGAAGGGGCTGGGTCTGTTCTGGACCCATCCCCAGGTCACCTGCCCACGGCGGGTATTGGGGTGTGATTGTGTCTCCCTGCAGTGCTGTCTCTGGTAACCCTACACCTGCTGCGCACAGCCGACGGAGTGACTCCGTCGCACACAGTCAGGGCCTGTGCTGCGGTGATCAAGGTCCCACGTGTCAGCTCTGCCAACAGCAATGGTCTGTGGGCGGAGCATGCATGTACATGTAGCCACAGCCCCACCTGACCCTAGCTGAGTAGCACGCAGACACCTGTCCTCAGGGAGCACCTGCCAGTGTCAGGGATTAGCCCAGCACTGGCTGGAGGGAAAATCCAAGGGGTGAGGCACCTTTCAGACTTGATAGTGATGGCTTTGTCCTGTCTGATCAGCCCCTTTCCAGCTTGGCTGGAGCCCCGGTTACAGGCCGCAGAACCTCCTCATTGAGTGATACAACCTGGAGCCACTGGTTTGCCCCATTGGGCCTCCAGCATGAGATGTGGCAcctgtggagggggcagcggtgccATGGATTGGCCTGGGTAGTGACTGTGGGGTAACTGTTCATAATGGTGCCTAAAAGCCAGGGTGCAGATTCCAGCAGCCTCAGGGTCCTAGATATCCTGCAtttgggaggggagctggggcacacACAGCCTGCCATGAGAGCTTCAGTGGCTGGGAGGAGTAAAGACAGTGAACAGGCCTGCCCCGGTCACTTGCTGCTGGTGGTAGCTGCAGAATTGACAGCCCCAGCAGTCACAGATCATGAGTGAGGCCTCCAGAAATCACTCACGCGATTTGTTTACAaatcaggagatttttttttaaataataaattttggGTTCTTTGCCTTCCAGCTTTGTTTTGTATCTAatgcaagctgagattctcctggAATCCCAGGACTCCGGGAGCTGGGACTTTGAGGAAATCCCAATTACAGCAAAACTTGTGCTAAAACCACAAGATCTGGCAGTGCTGTCACCTTCTCTCCTCTGCTTCCTTTCCAGACGTTTGGGGCCTTCTCCTCCACTGCCATCCGACTCAGCAGCTGCTTTTATGGCACAGGGGAGACttttctcttctccttctccccGGAGTTAAAGGTAACAGTAACGCTCACATTCTCGGTGCAGGGGCTTTGGAATCAGCCTGTGACTCTCTCTCCCAGGAGCGGAGACAGGGGCTTCTGCTGGCCAAGGCCTGCAGCACAGGCCCAGGGACATGTGGGGGTGCAATcatgtggaggggggggggaggacaagTCCACAGCATTTTTGCTTCCCCTTCCCTGCCAGCAGTGTCCTTGTGgctctgccacacacacacacaccccccgcagGTGCTCTGGGTCACTCAGCCGCTCTGTGTGCATGGGCGGGGAGGGATTTGGACTTCCCCTCCACTTCCACCCTAAAGGCCCCATAGTGCTGGTCAGTCATGCTGGGAGCTGAGACAGCGCTGGGGAGAGCATTCTGCActcctgggagccctgggcctgtGCTGGGCCCCGTGCCTCCTGGAGCGCCCACCTGGCATCCAAATGAGTCCTTAGTACGTCTCTTGCTCAGTGCTGAGCAGGACGGGAGCATGGGGGCATCGAGAGGCTGCTGCTGTGAGGAAGGGAGCACGTCACTAAGCCCCCCTATAGCATGATGGGTATTGCCCACCGTTAGCTGCATGTCTCCTCTGACATCCATACTCCACCCACCCCCTTCACACCCTGCACTCTCGCCTCATGCAGGGGCTTTGGCCGAGCCCCCTGCAAGGCACACAGCCGCTTTGTGCAACCTGCTGCACACCACACAAACCTGCAGGCCCTAGACCGCCCTGCTATGCCCGTCAGTGCCCACCGTTGCAACCAAGCAGGCTGCTCAACcaggctgctcctgggagcctagGTGAGAGGAGGCCTGGCAGGCCCAAAGTCCATGGTATGTGGCTGATCGAAGCAGCATGAGTCACACCTTGCACAGCATCTCGGAGGCAGCTTCCTTCCCAACCTGCAGGCACCACCTGAGCTCAGCAGGGCACAGCCATTCTTTCCTCACTGCCTCTAGACACGGCTGAGTAACCCTGTTCCCAAGCCAGTCCCAGCCTCAGGGCTCCTTCACCTAGTAGGAGCATGTAATTAGTAGGAAGAATTACCAGGAAATAATTGCTCTCCTTAGTCATTAAATAGTGAATTAATTGTAACGACAGAATTAAGTAACTGAATAATTCAGCGTCTGATTATGGAAAATCACTTGACTTTCCTGCCAGTGACTAACCCACGCTCCTGAGGGTGTTGCTTGCGAGGTACAACTCCTCTGGAAGCTGAGTCTCCGAAGAACTGGGTGGAAACCTCCTCCTTGGGCCCCTACAAAGCCCTAGGGCTTGTGGCCTGGCTGGCTTCAGAGGTGTTTCCGCCTGACTTCTCggagggcagggccaggacctAGGAAATCCCAATAGTCCATAATGCTTTTCTCAGGGCCTGACAAATCCACCCAGGTAGCTGTCACCCAGACAGGCATGCGCCACTCCCCCCACAACACTCGCTGCCCGGGTCCTCGGAGAtactgcagcagagccccagcCTGGGATGCCAGTTTGGTGACTGATCAAATCAGAAGCATtaaaactcctctgtgcagccagctccagccctggtgtAAGCTGCACCCACCAACATCAGAGCTGAGGTTTGCTCCTTGCTTGCCCGTAACCTGGGGTTTGGTGAATATTTCGCCTTTCCAGTCTTGGGATGGCTGGACACAGCAATAGCCAGCACGTGCTGAGGGGCAGGGGCGATGGGAATACTTGTTGTTATGTACATACTAAGAACTGGGAAAGCCACTCCCACAAATAAAACACCTTTGGTGCTTTAGAGCGAAGGTTGTCCAGGTGCATATCCTACTGCAGTACCGGCTAAAATACTAGGAACCCCTCAAGTACGTTCCTCCTCACCCTTTCCCACTGTACATGCGCCCTTCCCTGTCCCTAGCACCTCACCATCCAGCATACACACACTTAGCCTGCGCCATGCTGAGCATGCTGCTGGCATTGCCTGGCATGGGTGGTAGTGCTGGGGCAGGCAGACAGTAGTTTGGGCTGGATTGTTGTTGTCATACTGTGTTGGACCCTGGCTTTGTGGCGGAAGATTAGGAGCAGGTTAAGTACCGACATGGCACTGTGAAACCACTAGAAAGATTTTAGGAACTGTTTGGTGCATGAAGGTGATAGTTAGAGCTGCTTAGAAAATagccttttttcccccactgaaaATTTCAACTTTCTGGTGAAAAATgttggctgaaaactgaaaatttctactctgtctggagctgcagtgcctcatgggcgTTGCTGTTCAGTTGCCTAATGCTCCATTCTAGTCTATGGGCAGGGTTTTCTGGCTGGCCTccctctcccatgatgcactactTTCTCCCCGCTTGGTGATGGGAGGAGGTGCATAGAAGTCCCTGGCAGTGATGCATCATGGGTGATGCAGTCTAGCCAGAGAGCGCTATCCATGGAAGAGGGTGGGAGCATAAGGCACCCAAACTATTACTCCCATGAGACACAGTGGTGGTATTTTGAACCAGAATATTTTGGATTTTCGCCTCTTTTTGCTAACAAAATATTGAGATTTTCCAGAGGCAGACACTTCATTTGCTTGCAAATCCAATTGTCTatcaaaaacagttttgatgggacaTTTTTGAGCAGCCCTAGTAAAAATATCTGACACACAGGTTTTGTGTTGTGTTAGGCAATCGTGTTCCAGGGGGCTGCCATGTTGGATTGCTGGGCTTGGCCTCCAGGTTGCACATTTGTTAGTGTGGGGCATGGGGGCTGTATGCTACGGGGGCTGGAGAAATGGGTGAAGGAGGAGCAGTGTGTCCCAGGCAGGAGCAGAAAGAACGTACCTGGGTATTTCCTAGTGTTCTAGTGAGTGTGTtgcagggatctgtactggagCAACCCTCATTCTCAGCAAACCAAGTGTTTTGTTTGGGGGAATGTGCCCAAATACCTGGCTAAGTCAGAtgttgctggggcagggggaaacaGCGACTGGGAAGTCCTTGGTTTTCATAATGATCTGACAAGGCAGCGTAGGCAAAACGCAGTAGGATGGTGGGGAGTTGGTCCAGAATTCAGGTAtctcctgctccccaacctgCTCAGGCCCTTGGCCCTCAGCCTGTctcactcagagacttgctgggCCTGTGGGGGTAATAACACATGGGAACAACCAAGCCCAGTTGCTGCCTCACCCAGAAGCAGCTGGGAACAGGGCTGTCAAATCGAGTCTCGTCTCAACTGCGGCACAGACTGTTCTGTTGGTGAGCTTCCTGTTGCGTTACGGCAGCATTATGCCAGCAGAGCCAGTGTGAAGGTGCCATAAGCCACAGCAAGGCCCCCGTGGGAACACTCCAGCACGCAGCTCTGGCACAGGGGTGAATTCCCCTTGGAGTCCAGTCTTGCCTGCATGTGGGGGCCGGATCTTCCTCTGACTTCAAAATCAGCTCCTTTTGCTAAGGCCACACACTGGGAAACCCAAACACAGAAGCAAAGAGAGTTTTTGTTTGTGATCCTGTACGGCAGCTACAGCTGTGTTGGGTCAGGGGTGGGGCTGCTGTATTGTGGGCTGAGTGCTGGGTGGTATGGCCAATGCAGGCCAAGTTTCAGGAGAAGACTCTCCTTGCACTAGggcctcttccctcctcccagttcgcTCTGGCTTTCTCCTTTTCTGGGGCTGGGGAACTCCATGCACATCACCTCCCAGAAGCCAGTTTGACCAGCAGCACTGAACTGAATTATCAGCCCCAACACAGCTAATTCAAACCCTGCACCTTATCAGCCTCAtgtcctgcccccattccctccctaTGGAGTTCAGATCCACCCCAACATTTAGGGGAATTGT
This window encodes:
- the TLDC2 gene encoding TLD domain-containing protein 2 isoform X1; this encodes MGVFSRGHWQAPAFPSPGQLSAVSTAPYTCCRTHPHTMKALRGRYTLLTGCPEEAQPLQCVETAEQEDPGRAGTGVTASPPEEPYQLVLNGESNVLRAEQVQQLVPHLPPRVTGYPWNLLYCTARDGFSLKSMYRSMNKLSSPVLLVIRDTDGQTFGAFSSTAIRLSSCFYGTGETFLFSFSPELKVFKWTGTNTFFMKGDADLLVIGGGSGKFGLWLDGDLYHGGSHRCETFDNEILSPQEQFFIRDLEVWALT
- the TLDC2 gene encoding TLD domain-containing protein 2 isoform X2, encoding MHTVTLSMTGCPEEAQPLQCVETAEQEDPGRAGTGVTASPPEEPYQLVLNGESNVLRAEQVQQLVPHLPPRVTGYPWNLLYCTARDGFSLKSMYRSMNKLSSPVLLVIRDTDGQTFGAFSSTAIRLSSCFYGTGETFLFSFSPELKVFKWTGTNTFFMKGDADLLVIGGGSGKFGLWLDGDLYHGGSHRCETFDNEILSPQEQFFIRDLEVWALT